The genomic stretch TCATCCAAGCAAGAAAAAATATCACGACAAATGAAATAGGGATTAAAGCCAAAATGATTTTTAGCCAAGGGATTCCACCTTTCTTATCCATATCATTTAGTTCTCTGTAGCTTGGGAGTGTTTCAGGATTGTCAAGATAATCGATTATTCCTTCCCTATGGCCTGCACCTACGACAGCTATTACCTTATCTTCTGGAATGCCTAATATTCCTTTTGCAAGGTATGCATCCCTTTCCTTAACAAGTGCAGTGTATGCTCCAGGTGAGATTTCCTTGAAGTATTCCATAGCTTGGTCTATGTTGGATTGCTCTTTAAGCTCTTCAATGTTCAATTCCTCTTCATCTGATGAGAACACTGAACCAACAATTCCATATATGAACTTAAGCTTTTCCCAAGTGGTCATACTGTTCAATACCCTTTGCAATGTGACATTAATGTCTCTGTCGATGAGTGCAATTCTACATCCGATTTCCTCGGAGGCTTCAACTGCAGCAATCATTTCAGATCCTGGCTTGATGTCTACATCTTCACCAATCTTGTTTTGCATATAGGAAAGGATTGTTGTAACTAGGAAAACACCTACCTTGTTTTCCTTAATGATTTTGGTAATATGAATTGAGTCATCTTCCACGATGCCGTTTCTCTCATTCATTAGTCTTTGGTATCGCCCTCTATCCAATTCAATAGCCACTACATCAGGTTGGTCTTCCAAAATAGCTGCCCTTACCTCATCAGCACTATTTTGAGACACATGTGCAGTTCCTATAATTTTTAAACATTCTCTTATCATCAGATATCCTTCTTAAAATGTTCTTTCTATTGTAAATTTTATTTAAAATATAATTAAAATTTTATTTAACTATTAATATTAATTCTTATATTAATTATATCAATTACATTTATAAACTTTTTGAAAGTCCGATTGAAATCTATTCATGGTATAATGTAATCTTTCCATCCCTATAGATTCCAACATTCTCGCGGATATTTTCTTTAACGCATAGTCTAACATCATCTTCATATCCAAGATATGCAAGACGACGTCCGGATTTTGATTTGATGGAAATTTTTTCAACTTTTTCCTTATCTCTGCTTGCCATAATTGCTGAAATAGCAAATTCTGTTATTCCGGTTTCCTCTTTGAAATAATCTATGTCATCGATATTTAGTTTATTCTGTTCATCCAATTCCTTTTGAATCCAGAATAATATTTCACCAGCTGCTAAAAAGTCCTCTATTGCAAAGGTTCTTTCGAATCCTCCCATAACGATTTCAATGTGTTCAGTTGCAAGCTTGCATGCTGCCTTTGCACAAGCTTTTGCATTGATGAATGATCCAATTAAAATGATTTCAGATTCCATATTGTCCAAAGCTCTCACACCATTGGTTGTTGTAAGTACTAAAGTGTCCTTTTCACCAGAGTATTCCTTCATTTCA from uncultured Methanobrevibacter sp. encodes the following:
- a CDS encoding TraB/GumN family protein, whose translation is MIRECLKIIGTAHVSQNSADEVRAAILEDQPDVVAIELDRGRYQRLMNERNGIVEDDSIHITKIIKENKVGVFLVTTILSYMQNKIGEDVDIKPGSEMIAAVEASEEIGCRIALIDRDINVTLQRVLNSMTTWEKLKFIYGIVGSVFSSDEEELNIEELKEQSNIDQAMEYFKEISPGAYTALVKERDAYLAKGILGIPEDKVIAVVGAGHREGIIDYLDNPETLPSYRELNDMDKKGGIPWLKIILALIPISFVVIFFLAWMNGIHIEGDIVQFVVISMIMGFIGSIVSGSKIQSAIIGGLVAPLTIIHPLLAAGWFSGLAEAKFRRVRKQDINNLGKIESFRDLWNNNIIRILLVVVGTNLGVSIATLVILPSQVFIPLFMKIFGG
- the comB gene encoding 2-phosphosulfolactate phosphatase, whose translation is MKVSLSFEKGSSKDLSIMVDALRASTTITVALDKFKEIYPVYTPEEAIKIAERKDAVLAGERTGRTIEGFELGNSPGEMKEYSGEKDTLVLTTTNGVRALDNMESEIILIGSFINAKACAKAACKLATEHIEIVMGGFERTFAIEDFLAAGEILFWIQKELDEQNKLNIDDIDYFKEETGITEFAISAIMASRDKEKVEKISIKSKSGRRLAYLGYEDDVRLCVKENIRENVGIYRDGKITLYHE